The Triticum aestivum cultivar Chinese Spring chromosome 5A, IWGSC CS RefSeq v2.1, whole genome shotgun sequence genomic sequence TGGTTTCGACGATGGTGCCTCCCTCATATGTATCTAGAGGTCTCATGCTGGCAATGTGCCCCCCTCCCCGGGTTGAGTTAGGTCTGGCGGTACCTTGGGTGGCTTTGGCGAGGATCTGAACGGAAGCTATGTGCTTTTGGTGCATGCGGCGACGATGCCTGTGTGTGTCACTTACCTCTTGGGGGTGTCATCGTGGGTCCCTTCTCCATGGCAGGTTTCTAGGTGAAAACCCTAGCCCATCAATTCGCGCTCGACAGCGAGGACACTCTGCATCCGTACCCTCTTATGGTCGTCATCGAGGAACTCAAATACCATCTAGTTGCAGTCGACGCCTTTTGGCTTGCCTTGATCTTGGCGTGAAGCTTCTTCGGCTAGATGTAGAGGGATTCATTGGTCTCCTATCATTTTCATGGGTCCCCACAGTCACTGGCCAATGTCCTTGCTATCTTCTAGCGGGGTCGGAGCTCCACAACCAAGAGCGAGAGGACAAATGCTTAGCCTCTGTGATGATAGCTTAGTCTGTTTAGTGCGTTAGGTCTGGTGGTTCTCCAAGGCGACGTTGTTCAATCCCGGTTCAGTAATGTAGGTCGCCTCTTGTTAGGTGTGGCGACTCTTGTTTTCATGTTTTGTTTTATATTTGACTCGATTGTATGGGGTTCTCTCCGCCGCTTTGTATCGCTTTGGTCAGTTTGGGCTTTATGTATAAAGCAGGACGGAAGCCTGATTTCAATAGGATGCATTGGTTTCTCAAGATGTATACATAAATCGTATCCATCAATGATGATGCAAGAGCACACACAGAGATATACACTAGGAACTAGAGCAAAATAGACCATTGGTTAGTTAGTTTCTAAATATGCAATCAGTAGTCATACAAGTGGAGATGGAGAGATATAGTTAGGATGCATTGGTTAGTTTCTACAGATACAAATCAACAATGATAAAAACATATAGACTTGACATTGTGGTCAAGCAAAATAGACCATTCGTTGTGGTGTGATATTGTTTTATTTAGTTTCTAAATATTTATTCATTATTGGATGACAAATAACTAGTATATATTCGTTATTGATTTGTATTGATTTTAACCATATAAATAAAATAGTAACTAGTATGCATTCGTTAGCTTCTAAATATACAAATCAACGATCATGTAAGAGGAGATGGAGAGATATAATTAGGACGTATTGGTTAGTTTCTAAAGATACAAAGCCAAAGTGATGTGAGAGGAAATAGAGATGAGATGTGATTAGTTAGTCACTCACTAATCCCATGATTAGTATTTTACCATGGTGTTTCATTGTGACATTTGCTCTTAATTGTGACTTACTACTCACTAATCACATGCTTAATATTATCCATGTAACCTAGTGTTATGATTTATTGTTGCTTTGACACCATAATTGGTATCGATTGATAAAAAATAGCTTTAAATATTTCTTCATTATTGGATGAAAAATGCGTAACCCAAATAAATGGTTAAGCAAAGCCAATTGACGTTGTGGTGTGATATTTTTTTAAAGAGAGAgcaaattatttttatttatatggTTGATATGATTTTGAAGTTTTCTTTGATTATCCAAAAAAATTACATGACTATTGACTTTTCAAGCATAAAGATGACGACTAAGATTAAGAGCACTTCCATTTTCTGCATTGTCGGTTTAAGATCTTCTATAGCCGAAGGCAACAAAATTATATAGTTGATAAAAAATCAGCATGTCCTTTCAACTATCTCATGATTCATATGGCAACTCTAGTTCAATGTTCAAGCAAAAACTTATGATGCATGAGATTTTATAATTAAATTGGTGATCAAATGTTTTATGGCGTGTCATGTGTTCCGGATTATGTTATGTCATCAGTCTATGATAGATGGTAAATATCATTTAAACATTGATTTTACCATGTATTAGACCATGCAAATGATATCTCAAATTCAAGATTAGTACAAAATTCTTGTTGCATTTGCATTATTAGTATTTCATATGGCTTGTGGAAAACATATTAGTCTAGGGTACGTCTTGCACATGCTTCATATTTATCATAGTTGGTGAGAATTGGGAAAAAATGATTTACACATCCCGTATATGAATATCATAGGGTTATAAGAAAAGTTTGACATTGTGCTTTGAGGTTTCTAAGAGCTAGATACATATGTTTTATTTACATCTCGAGATTAGCTATAGTTGCTAGAAATTGGTAAGAATGATTTACATGTTTCTTGACTATCAAATGACACCAGTGACACTCAAATCTGGAAGAATGTTCTACGCATTTCCTGTGTACCAAATTACATAGATGACGACCCAAATATACGTTAATGATCCACGGGTATCTTGAGTGCTTAATAAAACTGTTGAAAACTTGAAGAGAGAggcgttttggaggccgagctccatggaggcctttatttttggaaaattcaaattcaaattttttaGGTTCAAAAAATCTTTAAAAAATATGCGTGTATGTAAGGATGTAGCACACATGTGTGTAAAAATCATGATGAAATACCTTGAGTTGCGACCtgtacaaaaaaagacaaattcatggtctggaaggatgaatagtatcatgtgttaaatagtcacaaatttgtcttttttgcacaaccctgatttcaatgtattttgaactgaaaatttacacatgtgtgttatgccttcatgtatatctgtatttttgcagaattttttgaaatataaaaatatgaattttgatgaaatttcaaatttgaatttggaggccTCACTCGAGGCCAAGCTCCAAAAGGGATTTCCGAAACTTGAATAATGTCCTAATTTTTGCATGTCTCTAATGTTTGATGTTACCGAGACAGCTCAATTTAGGATTTAAATAAAGGCCGCTTGTTATGGCATCAAGATTTGCGACAAACAATGCCATTTTTTATGCTAGTTATATGTTCCCAAATTGTCATTGCTGGTTATTGTTTCTTGAAGTGGTTTACAAATTTTCTTGCTCAATCACATAGCTCAGATGCAAcatcggccgggggggggggggggtcgacatTGTGTTACTAGAGTTTACTATTGTTTATGGAAAATAATATTTTTGTTACGCACTTGAGAATTATAGGCCAATATTGATGTTGTGCTTTTGAGGTCTTCAATAGTTGGATTGTTGTTTGTGTACTATGGCTTTCAGATTTGCTATAGTTGGTAGAAGTTAATAAAAAATTGCTTACAAGTTCATTGTACTCTCTAATGACACCAGTGACAACTCAAACTTGAGTAATGGTTTATACATATCTTGACTGTATAATTATGTACGTTAATAATAGCTGGAATGGAAGGTAATTATTTGTATGTTTCTTGATTGTATAATTACGCGATGACACCTCAAACCAGGGGTATTGATTTGCATGTTTCCTAATTGTATGATTACAGTAGTGACAACTCAAATACCGGATAACTATTAACACATTTCTTGATTATTTATGACACAAACGACATCCCAAATCCATGGCTAAGCAAAGCTGATACTTCTTGTATGGTGTCAAAATTATCGATAGCTACTAAAAATGTGTTATGCTAAATTAACTGTATTGAAGTTAGCTATGCTCGGTAATAGTTGCTTAAAATGGTTCACATGTTTTCTCGCATGATCATCATCGAGTGTTGAAAAATTGCATTATGTTACTGAATTTTTTATGGCTTGTGGCAAATATATTGTGTATACACATGTATGCACTTGAGACTGATATATGTGGCGGTGGTAATTGAATACGATGGTTATATCCCAAGATTGATGGTCGTGTTTTGAGATTTATAATTATTGGTTACAAATGCATTATTTGCATCATTGTTTTAAGATTTCCTATGGTTTGTAACTTTTGATAAGAACAATTTACATCTTTTCTTACTTGATCGCATATGTAGCAACTTATATACCCTAGCCTAATCTCGAACACAATCCTATTGTTTGCATGTCTCTAGTGTTTGATGTTACCAATGATAGTGCAATTCAATGTTTAAAGAAAGGTCACTTTGTTATGGCGGCGAGATTTGTGATAAACAATGAATTTTTTTATGCTAGTTATATATTCCCGCAATTGCCAAACGTTATTGCTTCTTAAAGTGGTTCACATTTTTTTTTTCTTAATCACATAGCTTAGATGGAGACTTAGGGGGAAATCAACATTGTGTCACTAGAGTTTACTATTGTTTATGGCAAATAATATTTTTCTTATGCGCTTGAGAATTATAGGCAAATATTGATGTTGTGCTTTTGAGGTCTTCAATAGTTGGATTGTTATCTGTGTACTATGGCTTCCAAATTTGCTATAGTCGGCAGAAGTTAATGAAAATGGTTTACAAGTTCAGTGTACTCTCTAATGACGCCAATGACAACTCAATCTTGAGTTATGGTTTATACATCTCTTGACTGTATAATTATGTACGTCAATAATAGCTCAATGGAAGGTAACAATTTGCATGTTTCTTGATTTTATAATTGCGCGATGACATCTCAATCCAGGGTAATGATTTATATGTTTTCAAATTGTCTTATTACGCTAGTGACAACTCAAATACCGTGTAACATTAACATGTTTCTTCATTATTTGTGACACAAGCGACATCTCATATCCATGGCTATGCAAAACCGACACTTCTTATATGGTGTTGAAATTTTCTATAGCAACTGAAAATGTGTTATGCTAAGTTAAATGTATTGAAATTAGCTATGCTCGATGCTTAAATGGGTTTGATGTTTTCTCACATAACCACAGAATGTTGCAAAAACTACATTATGTTATTGCAATTTGTTATGGCTTGTGGCAAATATATCACATATATACACGTATCCGCTTGAGGGAAACATAAGTGGTGATTATAATTGAATACGGGGGTTATATCCCAAGATTGATGATTGTGTTTTGAGATTTACATTTGTTGGTTGGAAATGCATTATTTGCATTATGGTTTTAAGATTTGCTATTGTTTGTAACTTTCGATAAGAACAGTTTGCACGTTTTCTTACTTGATCACATAGTATGTAGCAACTTCAAATCCAAGTTAAGGGAGAAACCGCATTTTGTTTTCCAGATTTGTTGTGGCCAGTGATAATTGGTGTTTCATCGTGTTATTTGTATACTTAACCCATACTTATCACAGTATGTATTCTGTGGTTGGTCACAAATGTGTTTGGCAGTGCATGCTTACTAATTTGTACTACCCAATTGATGAAAAACATACATTGACAGCTCAAGTTAGGGACAAATGTGCAACAGTGGTGTACACGcgtcgcctccatctccgtgatgATGCGCGAAAACGAGGGAGGTCAAACAAAAACGGCCGGATTTCGGTGGCGCCCGTCTTGATTGATCCTTGGATCAGCGGTCCATGTGTTACTCCTGGGCGGTGACGGTGTGACGCGGGATACAGATGCACCTGCAACCGATTCAGCACAGTGTGTCGTCATGATCTAATCTATCTATCTACATATCTCTACGATCTTTGggaaatttctcttttgtgtgtgtgtgtatgctcaTCTCATCACTAATGGCATGGATTAATGGGGCTTCGTCTTTGAGCGTCGCCGTCGCCCTTTTTATACTCTTATCTCCTCGCCCTGGCCTCGCTTCACATCCTTACCTGTAGTTTTCCTCACTCCCTTGACCCCCGCCCGTCCCTAACTAAAGCCACTAGCGGTAGTAATCCTTGTCAAGCCGGGTGACACCGCGGAGGGAGCGGAGCATGGAGGCCATGGACGTCAAGTACCGGCCGGCCCTCTACCCCAACGGCTCCGTCAAGAAGCTCCGGCaggcggccgcgccgccgccgccgccggtggagGCCGTGCCCACGTACAAGGAGTGCCTCAAGAACCACGCGGCGGCCATCGGCGCGCACGCCGTCGACGGCTGCGGCGAGTGGATGCCCGTGGTGGAGCTCAACACCGCCGACCCGGCCTCGTATAAGTGCGCGGCCTGCGGCTGCCACCGCAACTTCCACCGCCTCGTGATGGTGGagggctcgccgccgcccccgcccccgcccccgccggccCTGCTGCCGGCGCCGCCCGTGCCCATGCCCATGCCGGCCACCGTGCTCCATGGCCTGCGGCAGCGCGCGCACGGGCATGAGACGCCGGAGGACCGGCTCCCGGGCGTCGACGGCGACGACTCTGACTCCGACTCGGATGGCTCCGAGTACGACGACGAGCGCTCCGTCTCCCCGCCCCAGCACCCTCCGCCCGCGCACCTCCCGGCCCCGGTGGCGCAGCAGCCGCCGCCGTACATCTCTTCCGCGCCACACCCGCACATGCTGCTCTCTCTCAACTCCAGCGCGCCGGGGGCGCCGCAGGGCCAGAGCAGGCTCCCCGCCCagctctcgccggcgacggcgCCGCCGCCCCACGGGATGATGCCGGCCAGGAAGCGGTTCCGCACCAAGTTCACCGCGGAGCAGAAGCAGCGGATGCAGGAGCTGTCGGAGCGGCTGGGGTGGCGGCTGCAGAAGCGCGACGAGGGCGTGGTCGACGAGTGGTGCCGCGACATCGGCGTCAGCAAGGGCGTCTTCAAGGTCTGGATGCACAACAACAAGCACAACTACCTCGGCGGCCACAGCGCCCGCCGCAGCGCCTCAgccgcggcctcctccgccgcgaccACCCCCACCGCCCCTGCCGCCGGCGGGCCATTCCGTCTCGCCCCGGCCAGCCCCGCACCAGGAGCGCCATTCAACCCCTCCGCCAGCCACAGCTCCCCGGCCCCCACGGGCACGGGCTTCAACATGAACGGtaccgcctcctccgcctccaccgccaccaccaccgccacgccCACCCCCATCTTCGCCGCCGGCCGCAAGCTGAACGGAGCCTCATCGCCGCAGTCGGCGTGAGCTAGGGAGAGCAGAGGCAGAGaagaaggagagggaaggagaaaggcAAAGACATTTAGCTTTCATTTCAGTTATCATTGCATTACTTTTCTTTCTTTCTGTAGTTTGGATCGATCGTTGGTTCTACTAAGAAATTAACCCCAAGAAAGGGTGCCGTCTGATGTCTAGAAATCTAAGCTTTATCTGTTCTTGGGATCCGATGGATGGAAGCTTGCGATTTAGGATTAATTAGATTATCTGATCTCAAAAGTGGCACCTTTCTTGGTCTGTTCTTGTCCCTGTAAGTTCATCTCCCCTCCGTCCGTCCGTAATAGAAGTTTATTTCCTAACTAGTAGAAGAAGAATAGACTTGTAGTAGTATCATCTCATGCTCACTTGTGCTGTGAATTCATGATCGGAGGCAGCCTCCCTGCTTGCAGCAGTACTTACTTACTCCTGTTGTTCCATTAATCAATTGGCTTAGCctgtactctgcgcctgcgctttccCGGTAGAATAATGGTTCTTTTGCGCGGTTTCCCTAACCTAAAACCCATCATTAGCAGCGCCATTTTTATAATGCTTGCCTAGCATTTGCATGGATGCATCCCCACGAGCACGAGCACGAGCAGATAGATTAACGTGCGCCTAAACAAAGGCCAAGCTACGAGACATCACCTTTGCTGCGCCATCTATAGCAGTTAGCACCTTCCTCGCACGCTTGCCATCACCAGCTACTCGCTATGGAAATGTAGGAGGAGTAGAATAGTCGTCGCCGCTCCTCTCTCCCATCCACGCACAACACATTCTTGTCTCGTGTAATTCTTCTTCCATGTATGCTCCCTTTCGCTCTCTAGCGCCTAGCTCCTCCCGAACCCGTCCCATTTGGGCTTGGGCACGCCCCACCACCATCCATCCCCACCATCCCAAGGCCGGCCGGGAACGCTACTACACACGGCGGAAACAAAAAGCGGACGCAGAAGATGGCCGTCAAGTCGGGCGATCGTGCGGTTAGGGGGGTGACGAGATGTGGGTTGGGGCCGGATGAGGGTAGGCATGCAGCCATGCAATTAGGCGGCAACCCGGCTTAGCGAAAGTGAATGGAGCTGGGGCATGGCATGCGGGAggacgccggccggccggccggcccgtGTTACTGTTGCTCGTGACCGGAGGGAATATGAGTAGTGTGTGTGAGGGGATGCCTTTTGTCGCGCTGGCCGGGTTGGAAAGCTGATGGCGGCATTGACACTGAAAAGGCCCGCTGACAAGCCAAATCATGCAGCTACCCTCGTGATGGCATTAGCCACGGCATGGCCTCCTGACACGCCAGCTTCATAGCTCCCCCCTGCTTTTTTTCACCCTCTCCTCCCTCCTTGCTTCACTGTACGAGCGTATAGCTCACATGTCTTGTTGTTGTTGCCCTCCGTCTCCGTCCTCCGTGATGGGTGATGATGATCTTCCTGCCCAATTCCCGAAGGAAGGAGGGAAGGGTGCAATCGATGGGATCCGACCCCGTAACCCCAGCGCATGATTTGCTCTCAATCCCTCCGTCTCAATGATGCCCGACGCTTTGCGCAGGTGGTGGTgtccgtgcgtgcgtgcgtgccgcGCTTCCTTTTTGGTTCTTTCTGCAGAAAAACGTCCATCGTGATTGCCACGCTCCGGACCGACCGGACCATTTCTTCTGCCGGCCGGAGCGATCCCTGCGCTGCTGCCTCGCCTGATAACCTCCTAGGTTGTCAGGTCCTTATAAAATAAAATGCAGGCTTGCAGGGAACATGTTTGTAAAGGTTCCTCTTTTCGTCTTTTTTCTTTTGAGGATTTTTCGAGTGGTTttgcttttgttttttcttttgagaATTTGACACCAAGCTTCCAATAATGTAGGACTTTTGGTTAAACCATTACTAACTCTTCCATACATTTCTTGCTGCAAGTTTACCTGATCCAACTGATAACAAGTAGGCGAAAACACCATTTCCCCAAGCAATTGAGGGTTGATCACTAGATATGTTCTGGAAAAAAAAAGTGACACATGTTCATGTCCATGCTCCTTGTGCACATGTAGATTTTTTGTCGAAAACACACAAGTTTTGTGCCCCTTTTTTGAATTAAAATCAGGAACTTTATTCATTCAAAATAATCATTACATCGTTTGTGAGGATCGTTACAATTTCATTTAAGGGTTCCTTAATCAATCAGAAGTCAAAGAAAATCTAGCTAATCTGACGAGCTCATGAGCAACTTTATTTGCTCCCCTATTATAATGTTtttgaacctagtgataatgaaaccaCAAGCATAATGAAAACAATCACCCAAGATTGCCGCTGCAGCACCCGCTGACCGCCTTCCATCCTTCATAGTATCAATCACCTCCAAATTGTCTGGATTAATAATAAGGCGATTACATCCCGATTTTTGCGCCAACGATACACCAAATTTGAGAGCCAAGACTTCAGTCATCAAGACGTCCGCGCATAAGTCTATCTTCCCATACCCCCCAACAATAAATCTGCCTTTGTCATCTTTAAGGACTACCCCCATCGTGCCCCTAAGCTGGTCATGGTCAAAAGAAGAATCAGCATACCTTTGGAGATGAGGCATTAACGAAGTTTGCCGTAAGGGCTAGATCCCCATAGAGATCTGATATGCGTTCTGAGTTTGTCTCCTTGTTCACCAATTTTCATCTTTCCCACCGTGGATACCATGCTGAGCTAGCAATCATTTCATGCACATTGTGATGACCCACAATCCACAATTCTTGGCCAGGTAGAAGAAGTAAATATTCCAAAACCGCCTCTCCCGCCTGATAGGCTTTCTTAGTAATGTCATTCATCCCCAACCTCTTCCAAAACTCCTTTGCTTTATTACAGAGAAATGGCATGTGTTTCGTATCTTCTGGACCAACAGAGCAACTAGGACAAGTTTTGAGCCTTCTGTACAAGAAAAAAATAGGTTTTTAAAAATTTATGTGACTGCATTGTCCATCGCCGCAGCAGGAATCACCATCCCCACATTTTTGTTCATGTTAGTCTTTGTTGCGGAAGGCTAACAACATTGGAGGTCAATTTGCAATGCCATTACTTGGCGCAACATCTAATAATGTCGACATGATTCTACAGCCAATTACTCATTGAATTTATGGAGAACTCATACAACATTCAAGTAAAATGTTTGATGGTTCCAACAGAATTGATTCCTCAAATGTTGTAAGATATGCTCATGGACCAGTTCATCCTCTCTTTCTCTTCATCTTGGATGAAAGATGTCATCCTCCAGTTAGTCCCCTCTTTTCTGCTTTGGACTGAGGCGACCAATCATTTCTGCTCTGTCGTTTATGGCGTTGCACCCAATGTggcaaggagggggggggggggattttcgaCACCACTATTAGAGGTGAGAGGTGTGATAAGGTTAGGATAAAACTAGGCATACTCCGGGCGAGCTTGCAAATTTGACTTGAAAAGGCTAAGCATGAGCCCTATCGACCTGGAAAAACCATAATTTTTATTTTAAATTACTTAGTAAATTCAAGAT encodes the following:
- the LOC123103890 gene encoding zinc-finger homeodomain protein 9 yields the protein MEAMDVKYRPALYPNGSVKKLRQAAAPPPPPVEAVPTYKECLKNHAAAIGAHAVDGCGEWMPVVELNTADPASYKCAACGCHRNFHRLVMVEGSPPPPPPPPPALLPAPPVPMPMPATVLHGLRQRAHGHETPEDRLPGVDGDDSDSDSDGSEYDDERSVSPPQHPPPAHLPAPVAQQPPPYISSAPHPHMLLSLNSSAPGAPQGQSRLPAQLSPATAPPPHGMMPARKRFRTKFTAEQKQRMQELSERLGWRLQKRDEGVVDEWCRDIGVSKGVFKVWMHNNKHNYLGGHSARRSASAAASSAATTPTAPAAGGPFRLAPASPAPGAPFNPSASHSSPAPTGTGFNMNGTASSASTATTTATPTPIFAAGRKLNGASSPQSA